A single genomic interval of Pseudomonas sp. FeN3W harbors:
- a CDS encoding threonine dehydratase yields the protein MFELSALRQAAELIGRHIPPTPQYNWPLLRQRLGCDLWVKHENHTPAGAFKVRGGLLYVDELLRREPGLPGMISATRGNHGISLAMAAQRTGIALKVLVPEGNSAEKNAAMRACGAEVIEYGRDFDSARQHAADLAAQSGWHFVPALHPDLIRGVATYALELFEAAPALRRVYVPIGMGSGICGLIRTRDLLGLDTEIIGVVSSAADAYAQSFEQGRIVCTETADTFADGMACRMPAAEALEIINQGATRIVRVDDAEIRQAIVALHEDTHNTAEGAGAAALAAAMQEQERNRGERIAVVLSGANIDRRLLAGILGG from the coding sequence ATGTTCGAACTCTCCGCCCTACGCCAAGCCGCCGAGCTGATCGGCCGCCATATTCCGCCGACCCCGCAGTACAACTGGCCACTGCTGCGCCAGCGGCTCGGTTGCGACCTGTGGGTCAAACACGAGAACCACACACCCGCCGGCGCCTTCAAGGTCCGCGGCGGCCTGCTCTATGTCGACGAGCTGCTCAGGCGTGAGCCCGGGCTGCCGGGCATGATCAGCGCTACCCGCGGCAATCACGGCATCAGCCTGGCGATGGCCGCGCAGCGGACCGGCATTGCCCTGAAGGTGCTGGTACCCGAGGGCAATTCAGCGGAAAAGAACGCGGCGATGCGCGCCTGCGGCGCCGAGGTCATCGAGTACGGCCGCGATTTCGACAGTGCCCGCCAGCACGCCGCCGACCTGGCTGCCCAGAGCGGCTGGCACTTCGTTCCGGCGCTACATCCGGACCTGATCCGTGGTGTGGCCACCTATGCGCTGGAGCTCTTCGAAGCGGCACCAGCGTTGCGCCGTGTCTACGTGCCGATCGGCATGGGTTCCGGCATCTGCGGCCTGATCCGCACACGCGATCTGCTGGGCCTGGATACCGAGATCATCGGCGTCGTCTCCAGCGCGGCGGATGCCTATGCACAGAGCTTCGAACAGGGCCGTATCGTCTGCACCGAAACCGCTGACACCTTTGCCGACGGCATGGCCTGTCGAATGCCGGCCGCCGAAGCACTGGAGATCATCAACCAGGGTGCAACCCGCATCGTGCGGGTCGATGATGCGGAGATTCGCCAGGCGATCGTCGCCCTGCACGAAGACACTCACAACACCGCCGAAGGCGCCGGCGCCGCCGCATTGGCTGCGGCGATGCA
- a CDS encoding PLP-dependent aminotransferase family protein, with protein MWLPRLIDNDQPRYLALVDAISSAIEQGVLKPGDRLPPQRRLAWALGLNPSTAMQAYREAARRHLVGGEVGRGTYVLASSREASLFLLKQPGALPALLDLSTNLPVIDTDDGDLQRSLLVLGASVDLAELQGYPSPAAMQRGRLAASQWLRGRALELPPRQLLLCAGAQQGVFAALLGLCAPGEPILVEALTSPGIKAAARQLRLPLHGVAMDERGILPEDFDRQVRATGARVAVLTPCLQNPTGVSMDAARREAIAALARRHDLLIIEDDVYGALGDEPPLASLLGERSVLVGSLSKTVAPGLRFGFIAAAEPWLARIDPEAQATGWALSPLCLRVASEWIEDGTAQRRLVWQRAQVEHRWRMARKMLGPRLSTGASPHLWLAACTGEIDLPGIARAAGIEGAAAGVFAVGPGAPDALRLSLSAAPGLVALQRGLQALAGRLATGQAAAALSLSSMSRQDVSND; from the coding sequence ATGTGGCTTCCTCGGCTCATCGATAACGATCAACCGCGCTACCTGGCGCTGGTGGATGCCATTTCGAGCGCAATCGAGCAGGGCGTGCTCAAGCCCGGCGATCGCTTACCGCCGCAGCGCCGCCTGGCCTGGGCGCTGGGGCTCAACCCGAGTACGGCGATGCAGGCGTACCGCGAAGCGGCGCGGCGGCATCTGGTGGGTGGTGAGGTCGGGCGCGGCACTTACGTGCTGGCAAGCAGTCGCGAGGCCAGCCTGTTTCTGCTCAAGCAGCCGGGGGCGTTGCCGGCGCTGCTCGACCTGTCGACCAACCTGCCGGTGATCGACACGGACGATGGTGATCTGCAGCGCAGCCTGCTGGTGCTTGGCGCCTCGGTCGATCTCGCCGAATTGCAGGGTTACCCGTCGCCTGCGGCGATGCAGCGCGGACGCCTGGCGGCCAGCCAATGGTTGCGAGGGCGTGCGCTGGAGTTGCCGCCGCGGCAGTTGCTGCTCTGCGCCGGTGCGCAACAGGGCGTATTCGCCGCATTGCTGGGCTTGTGCGCACCGGGCGAACCGATTCTGGTGGAAGCACTGACCTCGCCCGGGATCAAGGCGGCCGCACGCCAGCTGCGCCTGCCGCTGCACGGCGTGGCGATGGACGAACGGGGCATCCTGCCGGAGGATTTCGATCGCCAGGTCCGCGCCACCGGTGCTCGCGTCGCCGTGCTGACGCCCTGCCTGCAGAATCCGACGGGCGTCAGCATGGATGCTGCGCGGCGTGAAGCGATCGCTGCGCTGGCGCGTCGACACGACTTGCTGATCATCGAGGACGACGTCTACGGTGCGCTCGGCGACGAGCCGCCGCTGGCATCGCTGCTGGGCGAGCGCAGCGTGCTGGTCGGCAGCCTGTCGAAGACCGTCGCGCCGGGGCTGCGCTTCGGTTTCATCGCGGCCGCCGAACCTTGGCTGGCGCGCATCGACCCGGAAGCGCAGGCCACCGGCTGGGCGCTGTCGCCGTTGTGCCTACGTGTGGCGAGCGAGTGGATCGAGGATGGCACGGCACAGCGCAGGCTGGTCTGGCAGCGTGCCCAGGTCGAGCACCGCTGGCGCATGGCGCGGAAGATGCTTGGTCCACGGCTGAGCACAGGCGCCTCGCCGCACCTGTGGTTGGCTGCTTGCACTGGCGAGATCGATCTGCCCGGTATCGCCCGTGCGGCGGGTATCGAAGGTGCGGCAGCAGGCGTCTTTGCGGTCGGCCCCGGTGCGCCGGACGCGCTACGCCTGAGTCTCAGTGCAGCGCCGGGGCTGGTTGCGCTGCAGCGTGGCTTGCAGGCGCTGGCCGGGCGGCTGGCTACTGGGCAAGCAGCTGCGGCGCTATCGCTGTCATCGATGAGCAGGCAAGATGTTTCCAACGACTGA